A single region of the Candidatus Parcubacteria bacterium genome encodes:
- the rny gene encoding ribonuclease Y: MAFVLLAVAGVLGIGIGYLLRYLITLSKRGSIELELKQMMLESKEQAEKIIFEAKERALLTEDQSRAEAKEREDKLQKTEERLVKKEELLDNRQLDIDKEVEHIKGKIAEIKEIKDRADALEAGKLTELSKISNLSPEEARAALFEKLEKEYEEDLQVRSQKLELFSAEKLDRRAKEILIASIHRLGNSVATDTMATSVPIPSDDLKGKIIGKEGRNIKAFERATGVEVLIDDTPGMITLSSFDPVRRQIARVALEALVADGRIQPAKIEEVVEKAKADANQTIKEKGEQAAYECGVFNLDPRLVSILGRLHYRTSYGQNVLQHSIEMAHIAGVMAAELGANVAVAKAGSLLHDIGKAVDHEVQGTHVEIGRRILEKFGVSKEIIQAMQAHHEEYPYETVESIIVQVADAISGGRPGARRDSVENYLKRLGDLESIANSFPGVEKTYAIQAGREVRVFVYPDQVSDLEARTLARNIALRIENELKYPGEIKVNVIREARSIEFAR; the protein is encoded by the coding sequence TCGAGCTCGAATTGAAACAGATGATGCTCGAGAGCAAGGAGCAGGCAGAGAAGATCATCTTCGAAGCAAAAGAGCGCGCGCTCCTCACCGAGGACCAGTCGCGCGCGGAGGCCAAAGAAAGAGAGGACAAGCTCCAGAAGACCGAGGAGCGCTTAGTGAAGAAAGAGGAGCTCCTGGACAACCGCCAGCTCGACATCGACAAGGAGGTGGAGCATATCAAGGGCAAGATTGCGGAGATAAAGGAGATCAAAGACCGCGCCGATGCGCTTGAGGCAGGCAAACTCACCGAGCTCTCCAAGATAAGCAACCTCTCCCCTGAAGAGGCCAGAGCGGCGCTCTTCGAGAAACTTGAGAAGGAATACGAGGAGGACCTCCAGGTACGCTCGCAGAAACTCGAGCTCTTTAGCGCTGAAAAGCTCGACCGTAGAGCCAAGGAGATCCTCATCGCCTCCATCCATCGCTTGGGTAATTCCGTAGCGACGGACACCATGGCCACCTCCGTGCCCATCCCCTCGGACGACCTCAAAGGCAAGATCATCGGCAAGGAAGGGCGGAATATAAAAGCGTTTGAGCGCGCTACCGGCGTAGAAGTCCTCATCGACGATACACCGGGGATGATTACCCTCTCCTCCTTTGACCCGGTACGCCGCCAGATCGCGCGAGTCGCGCTCGAAGCCCTGGTCGCCGACGGCCGGATACAACCAGCCAAGATAGAAGAAGTGGTGGAAAAGGCAAAAGCGGACGCCAACCAGACAATAAAGGAGAAGGGTGAGCAGGCTGCGTACGAATGCGGCGTATTCAACCTCGACCCCCGACTCGTCTCCATCCTCGGACGCCTCCACTACCGCACGAGCTATGGCCAGAACGTGCTGCAGCACTCTATAGAGATGGCCCACATCGCGGGCGTGATGGCAGCAGAACTCGGCGCAAATGTCGCCGTCGCCAAAGCCGGTTCCCTCCTCCACGACATCGGTAAGGCCGTGGATCACGAGGTACAGGGCACGCACGTAGAGATCGGCCGCCGCATACTTGAGAAATTCGGCGTATCCAAGGAGATCATCCAAGCCATGCAGGCCCATCACGAGGAGTATCCTTACGAAACAGTGGAATCCATCATCGTACAGGTAGCGGATGCCATCTCCGGCGGTCGTCCCGGCGCTCGCCGCGATTCCGTGGAGAACTACCTCAAGCGCCTAGGCGACCTGGAAAGCATCGCCAACAGCTTCCCTGGGGTGGAGAAGACCTACGCCATCCAGGCGGGACGCGAAGTGCGCGTATTCGTCTACCCAGACCAGGTTTCCGACCTGGAAGCTCGTACTTTGGCCAGAAATATCGCTCTACGCATAGAGAATGAGCTCAAATACCCAGGAGAGATCAAGGTCAACGTAATCCGCGAGGCTCGCAGCATCGAGTTCGCGCGTTAA
- a CDS encoding HU family DNA-binding protein: MNKQSIVEAVHEKLGGTKVQAEMAVDTILDCVTSTLKKGDEVSIAGLGIFSVKTRAARQARNPRTGETLQVKAMRVPKFRPAKALKDAVK, encoded by the coding sequence ATGAACAAACAATCTATTGTTGAAGCAGTTCACGAGAAGCTCGGCGGCACCAAGGTGCAGGCAGAGATGGCAGTCGATACTATCCTCGATTGTGTCACCAGCACTCTCAAGAAGGGCGACGAAGTTTCGATCGCCGGTCTCGGCATCTTCTCGGTGAAGACTCGCGCAGCGCGCCAGGCTCGTAACCCGCGCACCGGCGAGACGCTTCAGGTGAAAGCTATGCGCGTTCCGAAGTTCCGCCCCGCAAAGGCGCTCAAGGACGCGGTTAAGTAA
- a CDS encoding serine protease: MIISPKGVILTNAHAAQYYLLKDYREPGFIDCIVRTGSPATATYRASLLYLSPPWISENKSMITAEKQLGTGENDFALLLITDTTNGSPLPSSFPFVPLASDDADIMDHPTANYLLAGYPAGFLGGSAIVNDLYQISTTGQVKQVYTFHDDTSDLLSFGGSLLAQRGASGGAAISEIGGKIAGIIVTTSEAKETQDRDLHIVTGSHIHRSFRANMGMTLGNFLNGDLSAQLRDFTSYVAPGLTAQLVEVLQK, from the coding sequence ATGATCATAAGCCCGAAAGGAGTCATCCTCACTAATGCGCACGCCGCGCAGTATTACCTCCTCAAGGATTATCGGGAACCCGGCTTCATCGATTGCATCGTGCGCACCGGGAGCCCCGCCACAGCCACCTACCGTGCTTCCCTCCTCTACCTCTCCCCTCCCTGGATCTCCGAGAACAAGAGCATGATCACTGCGGAGAAACAGCTCGGCACCGGCGAGAACGACTTCGCCCTCCTCCTCATCACCGATACCACCAATGGCTCCCCGCTTCCCTCTTCCTTCCCCTTTGTACCGCTCGCCTCAGACGACGCAGACATAATGGATCATCCTACGGCCAACTACCTCCTCGCAGGCTACCCTGCAGGCTTCCTCGGCGGCAGCGCCATCGTGAACGATCTCTACCAGATCAGCACTACCGGACAGGTAAAGCAGGTGTACACTTTCCACGACGACACCTCCGACCTTCTCTCCTTCGGAGGTTCTCTCCTCGCCCAGCGTGGCGCCTCGGGAGGCGCGGCTATAAGCGAAATAGGCGGCAAGATAGCGGGTATCATCGTAACCACGAGCGAAGCCAAGGAAACTCAAGATCGCGACCTCCACATCGTCACCGGCAGCCATATCCATCGCAGCTTCCGCGCGAATATGGGCATGACGCTCGGTAATTTCCTCAACGGAGATCTCTCTGCTCAGCTCCGTGACTTCACCTCATACGTAGCTCCTGGTCTCACTGCACAGCTAGTAGAAGTACTGCAGAAATAG
- a CDS encoding VTT domain-containing protein: MRAQYKEIIGIVILAVFFIVGAILSQRFSGEISRYLDFGIWGMAVYVAAGTLSTVIAPVNTVPLIPIAAALWGPFATALLSILAWWLGSLIAFFIARRYGRPLAARFVNMERVGEYEKILPERYVFWNIAFLRMAVPVDILSYAIGLFTSVGFTTYALATLIGVIPFAFVFAYAAQAPLPLQIGAMVLAAGALYTGYRRVKRLGKSK; encoded by the coding sequence ATGCGAGCGCAGTATAAAGAAATCATCGGTATAGTCATACTCGCAGTATTCTTCATTGTTGGAGCTATTCTCTCGCAGAGATTTTCCGGAGAGATATCGCGCTATCTCGATTTCGGAATATGGGGGATGGCGGTGTACGTCGCTGCCGGGACCCTGTCGACCGTAATCGCTCCGGTAAACACAGTTCCACTTATTCCGATAGCCGCAGCATTGTGGGGACCGTTTGCGACGGCGCTCCTCAGTATCTTGGCGTGGTGGCTAGGCTCGCTAATTGCCTTCTTTATTGCACGACGTTACGGCCGTCCGCTTGCGGCGCGGTTTGTGAATATGGAAAGGGTGGGGGAGTATGAAAAAATCTTGCCCGAACGTTATGTCTTCTGGAATATTGCTTTTCTGCGTATGGCCGTGCCCGTAGACATCTTGAGTTACGCGATAGGTCTCTTTACTTCGGTCGGATTTACCACCTACGCATTGGCCACTCTTATCGGTGTCATTCCTTTTGCTTTTGTTTTTGCCTATGCGGCGCAAGCGCCGCTGCCTCTCCAGATAGGAGCGATGGTTCTTGCTGCGGGGGCTCTGTATACAGGGTATCGACGCGTAAAGAGGTTAGGGAAGAGCAAATAA
- a CDS encoding GNAT family N-acetyltransferase gives MEESQSSPERKGKPALLLRRATEADMEDFMALEKAVTPNEGSRVKTYSGIENLEEARKEIAENEIYLVYKEGRLVGSVAFQMKTTDHAYISGLVTHPDFQGQGIGREALGLVLEKLKNIKKVDLVTHPNNERSLKLYTSFGFKQEGEIMPNYFGDGEPRVRLVLDWVKYPPNASAV, from the coding sequence ATGGAAGAATCTCAGTCGTCTCCTGAGCGCAAAGGAAAGCCAGCTCTTTTACTACGGAGAGCCACCGAGGCTGATATGGAAGACTTCATGGCCTTGGAAAAGGCTGTGACACCCAACGAGGGCTCGAGGGTTAAGACGTACTCGGGGATAGAGAATCTCGAAGAAGCGCGGAAAGAGATTGCAGAAAACGAAATTTATCTTGTTTATAAAGAAGGAAGGCTCGTCGGCAGTGTGGCCTTTCAAATGAAAACTACTGACCATGCTTATATATCAGGGTTGGTGACTCACCCTGATTTTCAAGGACAGGGAATAGGTAGGGAAGCGCTTGGTCTTGTTCTTGAAAAGTTGAAAAATATAAAAAAGGTCGATCTTGTTACTCACCCGAACAACGAACGTTCTCTAAAACTCTATACCTCCTTTGGTTTTAAACAGGAGGGAGAAATAATGCCTAATTATTTTGGCGATGGAGAGCCTCGAGTGAGACTTGTACTCGATTGGGTAAAGTATCCTCCTAATGCGAGCGCAGTATAA